A genomic segment from Halomonas sp. GD1P12 encodes:
- the fdhA gene encoding formaldehyde dehydrogenase, glutathione-independent — MSNNRGVVYVGDGKVEVQNIDYPKMETPNGKPIDHGVILKVVSTNICGSDQHMVRGRTTAPKGMVLGHEITGEVIEKGKGVEFLSIGDIVSVPFNVACGRCRTCKEGHTGLCLHVNDDRAGGAYGYVDMGGWVGGQAHYVMVPYADFNLLKFPDRDQAMNQIRDLTMLSDILPTGFHGALKAGVGAGSTVYVAGAGPVGLAAAASARLLGAAVVMIGDFNKARLEHARKMGFVPIDLSQHDRLGEMIAAVVGEPSVDSAIDAVGFEAVGHSGKEQPAVVLNQMMEVTREGGSIGIPGLYVTEDPGAAEKAAQTGSLSLRFGQGWAKGLSFHTGQTPVVQYNRQLMQAILHGRLNIAEIVNAQVISLEDAPSGYEQFDQGVASKFVLDPHGLLGAA, encoded by the coding sequence ATGTCCAACAATCGCGGTGTTGTCTATGTCGGTGACGGCAAGGTCGAGGTCCAGAACATCGACTACCCGAAAATGGAAACCCCCAACGGCAAGCCCATCGACCACGGCGTCATTTTGAAAGTCGTATCGACCAATATCTGCGGCTCCGACCAGCACATGGTGCGCGGGCGCACCACCGCCCCGAAAGGCATGGTGCTGGGCCACGAGATCACCGGTGAGGTGATCGAGAAGGGCAAGGGCGTCGAGTTTCTGAGTATCGGCGACATCGTCTCCGTGCCGTTCAACGTCGCCTGCGGGCGCTGCCGTACCTGTAAGGAAGGCCACACCGGCCTTTGCCTGCACGTCAACGACGACCGCGCCGGCGGCGCCTACGGCTATGTCGACATGGGCGGCTGGGTCGGCGGCCAGGCGCACTACGTCATGGTGCCCTACGCCGATTTCAATCTGCTGAAATTCCCGGACCGCGACCAGGCCATGAACCAGATTCGCGATCTGACCATGTTGAGCGACATTCTGCCCACCGGCTTCCACGGCGCGTTGAAAGCCGGCGTCGGTGCGGGCTCCACGGTGTACGTCGCCGGTGCCGGCCCGGTGGGTTTGGCCGCGGCGGCTTCGGCGCGTCTTCTCGGCGCGGCGGTCGTCATGATCGGCGACTTCAACAAGGCGCGCCTCGAGCATGCGCGCAAGATGGGCTTCGTGCCGATCGATCTCTCCCAGCACGATCGCCTGGGCGAAATGATTGCCGCGGTGGTCGGCGAGCCGAGCGTGGACAGCGCCATCGACGCGGTAGGCTTCGAGGCGGTGGGCCATAGCGGCAAGGAGCAGCCGGCGGTGGTGCTCAACCAGATGATGGAAGTGACTCGCGAAGGCGGCTCCATCGGCATTCCCGGCCTCTATGTCACCGAAGACCCGGGTGCGGCAGAGAAGGCCGCGCAAACCGGCAGCCTCAGTCTGCGCTTTGGCCAAGGCTGGGCGAAAGGGCTCTCCTTCCACACCGGCCAGACCCCGGTGGTGCAGTACAACCGCCAGCTGATGCAGGCGATTTTGCACGGGCGCCTGAACATCGCCGAAATCGTCAACGCTCAGGTGATCTCGCTTGAAGACGCGCCCAGCGGTTACGAGCAGTTCGACCAGGGCGTGGCGAGCAAGTTCGTCCTCGACCCGCACGGGCTGCTCGGCGCCGCCTGA